A single region of the Candidatus Thorarchaeota archaeon genome encodes:
- a CDS encoding ribosome assembly factor SBDS translates to MMGWGAKTGEKWLALDAVVIGIVKDGRRFELFVDPDLAFRYRRGENIALDDILKSFNIYEDARRGITASEQLVRDTFGSSDVFDVAPELIRHGEFRLTHEQREQLLREKTDAIVDSICKQAMNPQTGYPHPPDRIRSAMVEAKVRVDPFTSVEEQIPNVVKALRVILPISFDTVKVQVTIPAAYSGKGYNIVASTGVVKSDTWNTDGSWTGLVEMPASQRQQLYDELNKLTKGQVRIEVVR, encoded by the coding sequence ATGATGGGTTGGGGTGCCAAGACAGGCGAAAAGTGGCTCGCGTTGGACGCGGTAGTGATAGGCATTGTGAAGGACGGCCGGCGTTTTGAGTTGTTTGTCGACCCGGACTTGGCCTTCCGATACAGACGGGGCGAGAACATCGCACTTGACGATATTCTCAAGTCATTCAATATTTACGAGGACGCACGAAGAGGTATCACTGCCTCTGAACAACTGGTTCGGGACACTTTCGGGAGCTCTGACGTGTTCGACGTGGCTCCGGAACTGATACGCCACGGTGAGTTCAGACTCACTCACGAGCAGAGAGAGCAGCTCCTCCGAGAGAAGACCGATGCGATAGTTGACAGCATCTGTAAGCAGGCGATGAATCCTCAGACCGGCTATCCACACCCGCCGGACCGGATTCGAAGCGCGATGGTCGAGGCCAAAGTGCGAGTGGACCCCTTCACCTCAGTTGAAGAGCAGATACCAAATGTCGTGAAGGCACTTCGTGTCATACTCCCCATCTCGTTTGACACCGTGAAAGTGCAGGTGACAATCCCTGCTGCGTATTCGGGTAAGGGCTACAACATTGTGGCGTCCACGGGAGTTGTCAAGTCCGACACGTGGAACACTGATGGTTCTTGGACCGGTCTGGTCGAGATGCCTGCCTCTCAGAGGCAGCAGCTCTATGATGAACTGAACAAGCTCACAAAGGGACAGGTTCGAATCGAGGTCGTCCGATAG
- a CDS encoding archaeal proteasome endopeptidase complex subunit alpha, which translates to MFGISGAGYDFSTSVFSPDGRIFAAEYAKKAVEQGATSIGILVKDGVVLLAEKRVEPLHEPDSIEKISKVDDHVGVATSGLMADARRLIEMARIKAQSYWLTYEEPIPAEALADHICDIKSMFTQGGGGRPFGVAMIIGAVDLDGRPKLYVTDPTGTLLGFLATVIGRGSSQAGELLEKKYNRTMSMEDATRLALEALKQASEAKMTPDNIEIAHIAVSDRKFHKLSREEIEQILSQPKVTN; encoded by the coding sequence GTGTTTGGCATAAGCGGAGCGGGATACGACTTCAGTACGAGCGTATTCAGCCCGGATGGACGGATCTTTGCTGCGGAATACGCAAAGAAGGCAGTGGAACAAGGTGCCACATCCATTGGGATTCTTGTGAAGGACGGAGTAGTACTACTTGCGGAGAAGCGAGTTGAACCACTCCATGAACCGGACAGCATTGAGAAGATCTCCAAGGTGGATGATCATGTGGGGGTCGCCACTTCCGGTCTGATGGCCGATGCGAGGCGCCTGATTGAGATGGCCAGGATAAAGGCGCAGTCCTACTGGCTGACTTACGAAGAACCGATTCCCGCTGAAGCGCTTGCAGACCACATATGTGACATCAAGTCCATGTTCACGCAAGGCGGTGGTGGCCGTCCATTTGGTGTTGCGATGATAATCGGTGCGGTTGACCTCGATGGCCGGCCAAAGCTGTATGTCACTGATCCCACCGGGACGCTGCTTGGTTTCCTCGCTACTGTCATTGGACGAGGCAGTAGCCAAGCTGGCGAGTTGCTTGAGAAGAAATACAACAGGACTATGAGCATGGAGGATGCCACGCGACTGGCTCTTGAGGCACTCAAGCAGGCCAGTGAGGCGAAGATGACACCGGACAACATCGAGATAGCTCATATCGCTGTCAGTGACAGGAAGTTCCACAAGCTCTCACGTGAGGAGATTGAGCAGATACTCTCGCAGCCAAAGGTCACAAACTGA
- a CDS encoding AEC family transporter, whose product MQSIVDVGLKLVLFYAFIAFGYSFGRLYHDSQRVNRAAGSLIVNVLIPVLIVQTFLTSPIGVAEDFLLIVVVTVTIHLLSVAMVSAVMLSDTNPPATRGAFLLAGTFPNGVFLPLPVTLMFIGGVGVPVIVVFSIVQMTILSTLGSTIGSLYGAEHVRWLQIVKKTLLFPPLLAVAFILPVLLIGARVPDALVPALSSVGSITTYLALFSVGLALCSGLGTLRVRSTAKVLVIRQVLVPLAVALLLIVLTPTPVTRMVLLIEAMMPPAVITVALSTSFGLDYEAAATAVILGTVVFLPLVPLIPLIIGV is encoded by the coding sequence ATGCAGAGTATTGTCGATGTGGGACTGAAGCTGGTGCTGTTCTACGCTTTCATAGCGTTTGGTTATTCATTCGGCCGGCTGTATCACGACTCTCAGCGAGTCAACAGGGCTGCAGGCTCTCTGATTGTCAATGTACTAATCCCTGTGCTCATTGTGCAGACATTTCTCACATCCCCCATCGGTGTGGCAGAGGACTTCCTCCTGATTGTCGTAGTGACCGTCACAATACACCTGCTCAGTGTAGCCATGGTCTCTGCTGTCATGTTGAGTGACACCAACCCGCCTGCAACCAGAGGAGCGTTTCTGCTCGCAGGGACTTTTCCCAATGGCGTCTTCCTACCTTTGCCAGTGACTCTCATGTTCATTGGTGGAGTTGGAGTCCCCGTCATCGTGGTCTTCTCTATTGTTCAGATGACAATTCTGAGTACTCTTGGATCGACAATCGGATCACTCTACGGAGCCGAGCATGTACGGTGGTTGCAGATCGTGAAGAAGACTCTGCTCTTTCCGCCACTACTTGCGGTTGCATTCATACTCCCAGTCCTGTTGATTGGTGCCCGGGTTCCTGATGCATTGGTCCCGGCTCTCTCGTCTGTAGGCAGTATCACCACCTATCTGGCGTTATTCAGTGTAGGTCTTGCTCTGTGTTCTGGTCTCGGCACGCTCAGAGTGAGATCAACTGCGAAAGTGCTTGTCATACGACAGGTGCTTGTCCCGCTTGCTGTCGCCCTCCTGCTCATCGTCCTTACCCCAACGCCTGTGACCCGGATGGTGCTGCTGATTGAAGCGATGATGCCTCCTGCAGTCATCACGGTTGCGCTATCGACAAGCTTCGGGCTGGACTATGAGGCTGCCGCCACGGCAGTCATTCTGGGCACAGTTGTGTTTCTACCACTGGTCCCCCTGATTCCACTCATCATTGGAGTCTAA
- a CDS encoding class II aldolase/adducin family protein, with protein sequence MYEATKQEIVDTCLWLTEHGMVVGSSGNVSVRVDDHVVITPSSVKYDKMAIDDIMVLDTEGRVLEGAKTPSIETPTHLRIYKRRRDARAVVHTHSVYASALAVLGMPLPPVLDEIVPKIGGEVRVASYAMPGTDELAEAVVDALEGRSGVLMANHGALTCGRTLEEALDLSVLLDRACRIYLLALSVGTPRTLSKEVIEVESQLWAVLRNCREE encoded by the coding sequence ATGTATGAAGCGACAAAACAGGAGATAGTTGACACTTGCCTGTGGCTTACTGAGCATGGGATGGTCGTCGGTTCATCTGGCAATGTCAGTGTCAGAGTCGATGATCATGTGGTTATCACGCCGAGTTCAGTCAAGTACGACAAGATGGCGATTGACGACATCATGGTACTAGACACTGAGGGGCGGGTCTTAGAAGGCGCGAAGACACCTAGTATCGAGACTCCCACACACTTGCGCATCTACAAGCGTAGGCGAGATGCAAGAGCTGTTGTGCACACGCACAGTGTGTACGCCAGCGCACTTGCGGTCCTCGGCATGCCCTTGCCTCCTGTCCTAGATGAGATTGTACCAAAGATTGGAGGCGAGGTCCGAGTGGCCTCCTATGCAATGCCCGGCACAGATGAACTTGCCGAGGCAGTAGTAGACGCATTGGAGGGCCGTAGTGGAGTACTCATGGCGAATCATGGGGCCCTCACTTGTGGGCGGACTCTTGAGGAAGCCCTCGACCTGTCAGTCCTTCTTGACCGTGCCTGCAGAATCTATCTTCTTGCGCTGAGCGTAGGCACTCCTAGGACTCTCTCCAAGGAAGTAATAGAGGTGGAATCCCAACTGTGGGCGGTGCTCAGAAACTGCCGAGAAGAGTAG
- a CDS encoding isoprenylcysteine carboxylmethyltransferase family protein, translated as MCTVSSSAIAQKMVFFVLFYVVYFNALLLTLVPQIYTSPVHLVYLLLFYGTAFIDGMVRPLPEKREVDTYTKTLIVFFGLQPFLFVLAFYENLSLITRFLPPYDSQLVSYAGISLYIIGAALSVGSRVQLGRQGSGRIEIREGHTLVTTGLYARVRHPMYSGGLVGIIAFGLVFRCVAVMLFAIALFFVVFQKRWKREEQLLEQEFGEQYREYMKRTRRLIPGVY; from the coding sequence ATGTGTACTGTGTCATCAAGCGCTATTGCACAGAAGATGGTGTTCTTTGTACTATTCTATGTCGTATACTTTAACGCGCTTCTGTTGACGCTTGTGCCACAGATCTACACCTCTCCAGTTCATCTTGTCTACCTGTTGTTGTTCTACGGGACGGCATTCATAGACGGCATGGTAAGACCGCTGCCGGAGAAGAGAGAGGTGGACACCTATACCAAGACACTGATTGTCTTCTTTGGCCTACAGCCTTTCCTCTTCGTGCTCGCATTCTACGAGAACTTGTCACTGATTACGAGGTTCTTACCACCATACGACAGTCAGCTCGTGTCCTACGCGGGAATCAGCCTGTACATCATAGGCGCGGCCTTGTCAGTGGGCAGTAGAGTCCAGCTTGGTAGGCAAGGTAGTGGACGCATTGAGATTCGCGAGGGACACACACTGGTGACGACCGGACTCTACGCGCGGGTGCGCCACCCCATGTACAGCGGGGGACTGGTGGGGATAATAGCATTTGGACTCGTGTTTCGCTGTGTGGCGGTCATGTTGTTCGCTATCGCGTTGTTCTTTGTTGTCTTCCAGAAGCGCTGGAAGAGAGAGGAACAGCTCCTGGAGCAGGAGTTCGGAGAGCAGTACAGGGAATACATGAAGCGGACCAGACGACTAATACCAGGTGTCTACTAA
- a CDS encoding Ni/Fe hydrogenase subunit alpha, whose translation MSKVSYPISVDHIARIEGKAGIEISFTGTKVDVVHVNVFEGPRYFEAITVGKPLEDAVAVYPRICSFCSAAHKVTAVQAAEAAIGLQPTEQTRKLRELLYIGDYIESHALHLFLLALPDFLGYHDAFTLGKDHPSIIESGMILKDIGADIQTLLGSRYIHQENVLIGGYGKLPSKEQLESILKRLKGIHNQAEEALEHLVSFRNWPEADGDRVHLALQPFDATYSMLGNQVSASDGETFKVDAYKVRITEQVVSHSFAKHSMYKGKPFMTCALSRLTLFRSGMDGRARELAEMYESHLDPNNPMSNNFAQAIELIYFVHRAENIVEQLLADFKPYEKRIRPKIAQAGTGVSISEAPRGLLAYTIRVDKNGVVKAADIITPTAMFLPMLEDDLRRTTEAFLQQGVKDPKVLAEKIQTIVRAYDPCVSCSVHLAEVKD comes from the coding sequence ATGTCCAAGGTGTCATATCCCATCTCTGTGGACCACATCGCACGTATCGAAGGCAAGGCTGGCATCGAGATCAGCTTCACAGGGACGAAGGTCGATGTCGTTCATGTGAATGTGTTTGAGGGTCCTCGGTACTTTGAGGCAATCACCGTGGGCAAGCCCTTGGAAGATGCTGTGGCCGTGTATCCGCGTATCTGTTCATTCTGCTCCGCTGCGCACAAGGTGACGGCTGTGCAGGCTGCCGAGGCTGCCATTGGTCTGCAGCCGACTGAGCAGACGAGGAAGTTGCGCGAACTCCTCTACATTGGTGACTACATCGAGAGTCATGCTCTCCACTTGTTCCTGTTGGCACTGCCTGACTTCCTGGGCTATCATGATGCCTTCACACTTGGCAAGGACCACCCCAGCATCATCGAGTCCGGAATGATACTGAAGGACATTGGCGCAGACATTCAGACCCTACTGGGCTCCCGTTACATACATCAGGAGAATGTCCTGATTGGTGGCTATGGCAAGCTCCCTTCGAAGGAACAGCTTGAGTCCATCCTTAAGCGACTCAAAGGAATCCACAACCAGGCCGAGGAAGCACTTGAGCACCTAGTCAGTTTCCGCAACTGGCCTGAGGCAGATGGGGACCGGGTCCATCTTGCACTACAGCCTTTCGATGCCACCTACTCCATGCTGGGCAACCAGGTCTCTGCCTCAGACGGCGAGACGTTCAAGGTGGATGCATACAAGGTTCGTATCACAGAGCAGGTTGTCTCTCACTCCTTTGCCAAGCACAGCATGTACAAAGGAAAGCCCTTCATGACGTGTGCTCTGTCAAGGCTCACACTCTTTCGCAGTGGAATGGACGGTCGGGCCAGAGAACTGGCCGAGATGTATGAGTCACACCTTGACCCCAACAACCCGATGTCTAACAACTTCGCTCAGGCCATTGAACTCATCTACTTCGTCCATAGAGCCGAGAACATCGTGGAGCAACTGCTGGCGGACTTCAAGCCCTATGAGAAGCGGATTCGACCCAAGATTGCTCAGGCCGGAACCGGTGTGTCTATCTCAGAGGCGCCACGTGGGCTCTTGGCGTATACTATCCGGGTGGACAAGAACGGTGTCGTGAAGGCGGCGGACATAATCACGCCCACTGCGATGTTCCTGCCCATGCTGGAGGATGACCTTCGAAGAACCACTGAGGCGTTTCTACAACAGGGCGTCAAAGACCCAAAGGTACTGGCGGAGAAGATTCAGACAATAGTACGAGCATACGACCCTTGTGTGTCGTGTAGCGTGCATCTAGCTGAGGTCAAGGACTGA
- a CDS encoding sulfhydrogenase 1 subunit delta has protein sequence MCKPKVGVYALTSCYGCQLKLATVSKILEISEAVSFESFYMLSSASTMAPDVEVAFVEGSVSTEKDLEELHEIRKHSKILVALGACSVNGGVQSWAEGDKKVSDLHATVYGTSKIDAAPLQATPISKHVKVDYYLPGCPPEEDEILYFISAFLFGTFPEPKDFPVCSECRMAGNPCILIERGEPCLGPVTTAGCKARCISHDVPCIGCRGPVPHNTSWFDSLASVFKAKGMSRESVRARMRIFGAHEPNLEGHLDKIYGGTK, from the coding sequence GTGTGCAAGCCAAAGGTGGGCGTTTATGCACTCACCTCCTGTTATGGATGCCAGCTGAAACTTGCCACAGTTTCAAAGATCCTTGAGATATCGGAGGCAGTGAGCTTTGAGAGCTTCTATATGCTCTCCAGTGCAAGTACCATGGCCCCGGATGTGGAGGTCGCATTTGTGGAGGGCTCGGTGTCCACCGAGAAGGACTTGGAGGAGTTGCATGAGATTCGCAAGCATTCCAAGATACTTGTGGCCCTGGGCGCCTGTTCTGTGAACGGAGGGGTCCAGAGCTGGGCTGAAGGCGACAAGAAGGTGTCTGACCTACATGCAACAGTCTACGGGACAAGCAAGATTGACGCTGCTCCACTGCAGGCAACGCCCATATCGAAACACGTCAAGGTGGACTACTACCTGCCCGGCTGTCCTCCAGAAGAAGACGAGATACTCTACTTCATCTCAGCATTCTTGTTCGGGACCTTTCCGGAGCCGAAGGACTTTCCCGTCTGTTCCGAGTGCAGAATGGCCGGCAATCCATGTATCCTGATCGAACGTGGTGAGCCCTGTCTAGGGCCCGTCACAACGGCGGGATGCAAGGCCAGATGCATATCGCATGATGTCCCCTGCATAGGCTGTCGTGGTCCAGTCCCACATAACACGTCGTGGTTTGACTCTCTCGCGTCGGTGTTCAAGGCCAAGGGCATGTCACGTGAATCGGTGCGTGCTCGGATGCGCATCTTTGGTGCGCACGAACCAAATCTCGAGGGACATCTCGACAAGATCTACGGAGGTACCAAGTGA